The following are from one region of the Acidobacteriota bacterium genome:
- a CDS encoding TIM barrel protein, producing MNLSKRNFINMASNGALSMAFGRFRPLYTAQPGSQGWTLCLFSKHLSFMPWQELAETVKKLGLDGIDLTVRPGGHVLPDRALEDLPRAVSVIRKEGLSIPMITTALTTASDPTAQPILKTAGKLGIPYFKPGYYKYELIDVRRELEGFRANFTRLVELGKNCGVQCGFHNHEGNIGAPLWDVAKVIDQLDPQWVGYYFDIRHAVVEGGVGGWKIATNLVAQRLKMIAIKDFFWERSAKGWRVVNCPLGEGMVDWRQYFKLLKQANFRGPISLHLEYEIPGKTQSEKEANTIVAIKRDFEFLKAGLWEAYK from the coding sequence ATGAATCTATCAAAGCGTAACTTTATAAATATGGCGTCAAATGGGGCTTTATCGATGGCATTTGGAAGGTTTCGTCCACTTTACACGGCTCAGCCCGGTTCACAGGGCTGGACGCTTTGTTTATTTTCCAAGCACTTATCTTTTATGCCTTGGCAGGAGCTTGCTGAGACAGTAAAAAAGCTTGGTTTGGATGGAATAGATTTGACTGTTCGACCGGGCGGGCACGTTTTGCCTGATCGCGCTCTGGAAGATTTGCCCAGGGCCGTTTCTGTCATTAGAAAGGAAGGCTTATCTATTCCAATGATAACAACCGCCTTGACTACGGCAAGCGACCCGACAGCGCAACCAATTCTTAAAACGGCTGGCAAATTGGGAATCCCCTACTTCAAGCCCGGTTACTATAAATATGAACTTATTGACGTTCGACGAGAATTGGAAGGTTTCCGGGCGAACTTCACCAGACTTGTCGAACTTGGCAAAAATTGCGGAGTGCAATGCGGATTCCACAATCATGAAGGGAATATCGGCGCGCCGCTTTGGGACGTGGCAAAAGTGATTGACCAATTGGATCCCCAGTGGGTTGGTTACTATTTCGATATTCGGCATGCTGTTGTCGAAGGTGGAGTAGGAGGCTGGAAAATTGCCACCAATCTTGTCGCCCAAAGGTTGAAAATGATCGCCATCAAAGATTTTTTCTGGGAAAGATCGGCAAAAGGCTGGCGCGTGGTGAACTGCCCGCTTGGCGAAGGGATGGTAGATTGGCGACAGTATTTCAAACTACTGAAACAAGCCAATTTTCGTGGTCCAATTTCGCTGCATTTGGAGTATGAAATTCCTGGAAAAACTCAGTCAGAGAAGGAAGCAAATACAATTGTCGCCATTAAGCGTGATTTTGAATTTCTAAAGGCAGGGCTTTGGGAGGCATATAAATGA
- a CDS encoding FKBP-type peptidyl-prolyl cis-trans isomerase, producing the protein MPKSAASKNSSGKTNKILWLLILATVAGFGIYWYWFGDSEPIGVEITTKSGLKYTNEVNGRGAKPSPGKQVTVHYTGTLENGKKFDSSLDHGQPFTFTIGTGEVIKGWDEGVMGMRVGGKRKLVIPSNLGYGARGAGADIPPNATLVFEVELLDVK; encoded by the coding sequence ATTCCCAAAAGTGCGGCTTCGAAAAACTCCAGCGGCAAAACCAATAAAATCTTATGGCTGCTGATACTTGCTACCGTCGCGGGATTTGGAATTTACTGGTACTGGTTCGGCGATAGCGAGCCAATCGGGGTTGAAATCACCACCAAGTCCGGGCTGAAATACACCAACGAGGTGAATGGACGTGGAGCGAAGCCTTCGCCTGGAAAGCAAGTGACCGTTCATTACACCGGTACATTGGAAAATGGGAAAAAGTTTGATAGCTCGCTGGATCACGGCCAGCCGTTTACCTTCACAATTGGAACCGGTGAGGTCATCAAAGGTTGGGATGAAGGGGTCATGGGAATGCGAGTTGGCGGCAAACGCAAACTGGTCATTCCTTCCAACTTGGGATATGGTGCGAGAGGTGCAGGCGCAGATATCCCTCCCAATGCCACTTTGGTCTTCGAGGTAGAATTACTGGACGTAAAGTAG
- a CDS encoding DEAD/DEAH box helicase, with translation MLEVCNRDKRKDGEWSKPKSQRIPRSVISKLRDPIDQEILTLLSGGKDASQNNYISPVGDSIPNIYQLNGMLPGMIVPLIARSGRGRLSLPDLRDVWLPFEWDEGEPYQFWLEVRASRSNEHYIVTGSLRRDKEVMDLAIPVMMIDDGLLFTRERVARFEAQGAFNWISLMRRQGAIVVPANHRDDLLGEILKAPFLPKLDLPAELNYTEARILPRPRLTIREPEKNYWGQQKLRGELSFDYEGAILESYDLCRGIFQPEGHRFLLRDQDAEQAAGEYLRSFGWRPVKANNYDPIPHWELTPSKLPRVVRELLSAGWHIEAEGKVYRRPGKFKIDVTSNIDWFELHGLVDFGDGVTAALPALLAALRRGENLVKLDDGTYGMLPEEWLSKYGLLAGLGEVHGDQLRFKKAQIGVLDALLASQPEAEFDEHFARSREELKAFEGIKSLPPPEHFIGQLRPYQSDGLGWIAFLEKFNFGGCLADCMGLGKTVQVLAWLEMRRQLRLAQKEAQKSKGTEREKGTRKKGTDKEALSSGQNSSPAIPPSLAVVPKSLVFNWKQEAAKFAPNLRVLDHTGHERGNIAEQLDDYDLILTTYGTLRNDAVEFKDVRFDYIILDEAQAIKNADTASSKAARLLKGNHRLALSGTPIENHLGELWSLFDFLNPGMLGSASVFKLTGNSARNPDDETRKLLSQALRPFILRRTKEQVARDLPPKLEQTLFCELEPAQRKLYDELRDHYRNSLLGRIDADGIGKSKILILEALLRLRQAACHPGLINPERSNDPSAKLDMLLPQLLEVIDEGHKVLVFSQFTSFLSILKGYLDTEGIIYEYLDGRTRDRQARVERFQTDPDCKLFLISLKAGGLGLNLTAAEYVFLLDPWWNPAVEAQAIDRAHRIGQTQQVFAYRLIAKGTVEEKVLELQNTKRDLADAIINADNSLIRNLGKEDLELLLS, from the coding sequence ATGCTGGAAGTTTGCAACCGCGACAAGCGCAAAGATGGAGAATGGTCAAAGCCGAAATCCCAACGAATTCCGCGCAGTGTGATTTCCAAGCTTCGAGACCCGATTGACCAAGAAATCCTGACCCTTCTGTCTGGTGGTAAGGATGCATCACAAAACAACTATATCAGTCCGGTTGGTGATTCAATTCCGAATATCTATCAATTGAATGGGATGCTGCCTGGAATGATCGTTCCATTGATTGCGCGCTCGGGGCGAGGGCGATTGAGCTTGCCCGACTTGCGGGATGTCTGGTTGCCTTTTGAATGGGATGAGGGCGAGCCTTACCAATTCTGGCTTGAGGTACGGGCGAGTAGATCAAATGAACATTACATCGTTACTGGTTCATTGCGACGAGACAAAGAAGTGATGGATTTAGCAATTCCCGTCATGATGATTGATGATGGTTTGCTGTTCACACGTGAACGGGTGGCTCGATTTGAAGCACAAGGCGCATTCAACTGGATTTCGTTGATGCGCCGTCAGGGGGCCATCGTTGTTCCAGCCAATCATCGTGATGATTTGCTGGGAGAAATCCTGAAAGCTCCATTTTTGCCCAAGTTGGACCTGCCTGCAGAGCTAAATTACACCGAAGCCAGAATTCTACCCCGCCCGCGACTCACAATCAGGGAACCTGAGAAAAATTATTGGGGACAGCAAAAGCTGCGCGGCGAATTGTCCTTCGATTACGAAGGTGCAATTTTGGAAAGCTACGACCTATGCCGGGGAATTTTCCAGCCGGAAGGTCATCGTTTTCTGCTGCGTGATCAGGACGCTGAACAGGCCGCCGGGGAGTATTTGCGCTCATTTGGCTGGCGGCCGGTCAAAGCGAATAATTACGACCCAATTCCTCATTGGGAGCTTACACCCAGTAAATTGCCTCGCGTCGTTCGAGAGCTTCTGAGCGCTGGCTGGCATATTGAAGCGGAAGGCAAGGTTTACCGTCGCCCAGGCAAATTCAAAATTGACGTGACATCCAACATTGATTGGTTTGAGCTTCACGGGTTGGTAGATTTTGGGGATGGTGTGACCGCAGCGCTGCCCGCCTTATTGGCTGCGTTACGGCGCGGAGAAAACCTGGTCAAGTTGGATGACGGGACTTATGGAATGTTGCCGGAAGAGTGGCTGAGCAAATATGGGTTGTTGGCCGGACTTGGTGAAGTTCATGGCGACCAATTGCGCTTCAAAAAAGCCCAGATTGGGGTGTTGGATGCATTGCTGGCATCTCAACCAGAGGCGGAATTCGACGAACATTTTGCCCGTTCGCGGGAGGAGCTAAAAGCGTTCGAGGGGATTAAATCTTTGCCTCCGCCTGAACATTTCATTGGTCAACTGCGCCCGTATCAAAGCGATGGATTAGGCTGGATTGCTTTTCTTGAAAAGTTCAACTTCGGTGGCTGTTTGGCAGATTGCATGGGGTTGGGGAAAACCGTACAAGTTTTGGCTTGGCTGGAGATGCGCCGGCAACTTCGCCTGGCGCAAAAGGAAGCACAAAAAAGCAAGGGGACAGAACGGGAAAAGGGAACCAGGAAAAAAGGCACAGACAAAGAAGCCCTGTCCAGCGGTCAGAATTCTAGTCCTGCAATTCCGCCTTCGCTTGCCGTCGTACCGAAGTCATTGGTTTTCAACTGGAAACAGGAAGCGGCCAAGTTTGCGCCAAACCTTCGGGTGCTGGATCACACTGGCCACGAACGCGGTAATATCGCCGAACAGTTGGATGATTACGACCTGATTCTGACAACCTACGGCACGCTCCGAAATGATGCCGTCGAATTTAAGGATGTACGGTTCGATTACATTATTTTGGATGAAGCACAGGCTATCAAAAATGCCGACACGGCTTCGTCAAAAGCTGCCAGGCTGTTGAAAGGGAATCACCGTTTGGCCTTGAGTGGAACGCCCATCGAAAACCATCTGGGCGAGTTATGGAGCCTTTTCGATTTTCTGAATCCCGGAATGCTTGGCTCGGCCTCTGTGTTCAAACTGACTGGGAATTCTGCTCGTAACCCGGACGATGAAACCCGCAAACTGCTTTCTCAGGCTCTGCGCCCGTTTATTCTTCGCCGCACAAAAGAGCAGGTGGCCAGGGATTTGCCGCCAAAACTGGAACAGACATTATTCTGCGAACTCGAACCCGCACAGCGAAAACTTTATGACGAACTTCGCGACCATTACCGCAACTCACTGTTGGGACGCATTGACGCCGACGGCATCGGAAAATCGAAAATCCTGATTCTTGAAGCGTTGTTGCGATTACGCCAAGCCGCCTGTCATCCCGGCTTGATTAATCCGGAGCGCTCAAACGATCCCAGCGCCAAGTTGGATATGTTGCTGCCGCAATTGCTGGAAGTGATTGACGAAGGCCACAAAGTGCTGGTCTTTTCGCAATTCACCAGTTTCCTTTCAATCCTGAAGGGATACCTCGACACAGAGGGAATCATTTACGAATATCTGGATGGGCGCACACGTGATCGCCAGGCCAGGGTCGAACGGTTTCAAACAGATCCGGATTGCAAACTGTTTTTGATCAGCTTGAAGGCGGGCGGTTTGGGCTTAAATCTGACCGCCGCCGAATACGTCTTCCTGCTCGATCCCTGGTGGAACCCTGCGGTCGAAGCCCAGGCCATTGACCGCGCTCATCGCATCGGGCAAACCCAACAGGTTTTTGCCTATCGTTTAATCGCCAAAGGCACCGTTGAGGAAAAGGTGTTGGAGTTGCAAAATACCAAACGAGACTTGGCTGATGCGATTATCAACGCTGATAACTCGCTGATTCGCAATTTGGGCAAAGAAGATTTAGAGCTATTGCTATCTTGA
- a CDS encoding response regulator transcription factor encodes MSILIAEDNVAQRAYLRELLEREFIHHAPILEAGDGETVVSLALSERPQLCVLDIQMPGLSGVKAAKAIWKSFPEARIIFWTQFPHEIYINEIRKIVRTVQPPPAYGFIDKNNPENRFLRFVAAVLEDGADMIDPNFKDAFTQPLLTDFEAEALYYLALGLSNWAIARKCHLSLRGVESRLTTLYEKLLITDAAGTPDENYDKLAYNIRTRAYFEALRRGLINQDELEKASAELDKWLEKDRKKFASEPIHKS; translated from the coding sequence ATGTCTATTCTGATTGCCGAAGATAATGTCGCTCAACGAGCGTATTTACGAGAACTGCTGGAACGCGAATTTATTCATCACGCTCCTATCCTGGAAGCTGGCGATGGAGAAACGGTAGTTTCGTTGGCGTTATCGGAACGTCCGCAACTTTGTGTATTGGATATTCAGATGCCAGGACTGTCGGGGGTTAAAGCCGCCAAAGCCATCTGGAAAAGCTTTCCTGAAGCCAGAATTATTTTCTGGACGCAGTTTCCGCATGAAATCTATATCAACGAAATTCGCAAGATTGTACGCACAGTTCAGCCGCCTCCGGCCTATGGTTTTATTGACAAAAACAATCCGGAAAATCGTTTCCTTCGTTTTGTCGCAGCCGTGCTGGAAGACGGTGCGGATATGATTGACCCGAACTTCAAAGATGCATTTACACAGCCATTGCTGACCGATTTTGAAGCTGAGGCCCTCTATTATCTGGCGCTCGGATTGTCGAATTGGGCGATTGCGCGCAAATGCCATCTCAGTCTGCGCGGGGTCGAAAGCCGGTTGACCACGCTTTATGAAAAGTTGTTGATTACTGATGCCGCTGGTACGCCGGACGAAAATTACGACAAACTTGCCTATAACATTCGAACACGAGCATATTTTGAAGCCTTGCGGCGCGGTCTGATCAACCAGGATGAACTGGAAAAGGCCAGCGCCGAACTCGATAAATGGCTGGAAAAGGATCGCAAAAAATTCGCCAGCGAGCCTATACATAAATCCTGA
- the smc gene encoding chromosome segregation protein SMC has translation MEDVIFQGSRNRQAAGMAEVMLTMVVQETFEIRGEATAADAEKHAAEIAQKAAHAVEQAEAYQQELQTEAQIPSQEQVSDPPDETAPPIEESESKDIEKEVQSHQAKKGRRSSAVSGVKVFHEGERIVVGRRLYRTGESEYEMNGRSCRLRDVQDLFAGTGLGGAHYAIIEQGRIGQVLSAKPMDRRALIEEAAGISKFKMRQHAAELKLEASKQNLSRVSDILAEIERQQNSLRRQAGRARRYQKFRQEMRDLMRSVYVVDFRATTKVLEELETALEASSEREAQIAVSIAGLEEEQTSETQLSRKSEESLNEVRQLTADVNVEVERSRQQQTYLNQQLQSLAVRSQQFSRDQAVITERTQIIEQETSRLKNDLQQIELEINAESKALAEAENGHRLQAERDAQAEKRLEEARKKVYENGTTVDRWQQLKRQFTESLDRCDVRLNGLTAERQRASAQAEKVQQQHNELIATVEEMSARQQLLGEELTIKGHELTQARKNRDETHAKLSTLQHEMMAAEQRLRSLTQLDEQHSYFSEAVQALFSPKAQSQNFRTLGTLADFVKVTPEHESLLEASLREELQFVVVPSFDDALRAIEFLKREGAGRATFLVINKGQNSNQVVETHYAPISSSVQVNGNFVYGYQTLVSIIGLKSELADAFKFAMPSLANAKIVNDVSEALTASISQNGNAHATMMLARTGERVVGGRIITGGGGENRGIGVLTLKREIGELTLKLESLNTDIEKIETALNQTNSRIVELEAEQQRLDTEQRQVEKQLAVQREQLQQFARELERTTTHIRVIEQETIQVETERADFDGKLQHATEQMSEAEQVRAESEQEANATQTELSELRRASELRAQELSARRVEFAAKTERRRGLSNDIRRLENESADLESRLERSRFEVIEAEEQSNSTQSSLVETTDRLQSLIAQQQLRSSELEARQIELAAARERLEFLDAQLRQARESSMQAREERATKEIERAKLTSNLEHLVQTCHAELGENIVEVCERLEQSRKTVEAFPHQKADFDEQAPSSLPSADFSETANADPLSDPGSTKQSSELDDDELAFDDNFEISFWQVPEDFNLETAKVRLDELRAKIDALGPVNMMALQELTEVEERFEFLDTQKTDIEKAIADTQAAIAEIKKRSRERFTETFHAVNANFKTMFVELFGGGQAEMRLIDETDVLESGIEIIAQPPGKRLQNVLLLSGGEKAMTAMALVLGIFKYRPSPFCLLDEVDAPLDEMNIGRFADKVLEMSNNTQFMVITHAKRTMEAAKTLYGVTMEDPGVSKLISVKLN, from the coding sequence ATGGAAGACGTGATTTTTCAGGGGAGCCGCAATCGTCAAGCCGCTGGAATGGCGGAAGTCATGCTGACGATGGTTGTTCAGGAAACCTTCGAAATTCGAGGAGAAGCCACTGCGGCTGACGCTGAAAAGCACGCCGCCGAAATCGCGCAGAAAGCCGCTCACGCTGTCGAGCAGGCTGAGGCATATCAACAAGAACTTCAGACCGAAGCGCAAATTCCCTCTCAAGAACAGGTCAGCGATCCCCCTGATGAAACAGCCCCGCCGATTGAGGAGTCTGAGTCAAAAGACATTGAAAAGGAAGTCCAGTCACACCAAGCCAAAAAAGGCCGTAGATCCTCCGCAGTGTCAGGCGTGAAAGTTTTTCATGAGGGCGAACGGATTGTTGTCGGTCGGCGGTTATACAGAACGGGCGAAAGCGAATATGAGATGAACGGCCGGTCTTGTCGCTTGCGCGATGTACAGGATTTATTTGCCGGAACCGGCTTGGGCGGCGCACACTACGCGATTATTGAGCAAGGACGCATTGGACAAGTGCTTTCAGCAAAGCCCATGGATCGCCGGGCTTTGATCGAAGAAGCGGCTGGCATTTCAAAATTCAAAATGCGACAGCATGCGGCTGAATTAAAGCTGGAAGCGTCAAAACAGAATCTTTCCCGCGTCAGTGACATTCTGGCCGAAATCGAACGACAGCAAAATAGTTTGCGTAGACAGGCGGGACGCGCTCGTCGCTATCAAAAATTCCGGCAGGAAATGCGCGACCTGATGCGCTCTGTTTATGTCGTTGATTTTCGAGCAACAACCAAAGTTTTAGAAGAATTGGAAACTGCGCTTGAGGCAAGCTCAGAGCGCGAAGCGCAAATTGCGGTTTCAATCGCAGGGCTCGAAGAAGAACAGACAAGCGAAACACAACTTTCTCGTAAGTCCGAAGAATCGCTGAATGAAGTTCGACAACTCACAGCGGACGTGAACGTAGAAGTCGAACGTTCGCGCCAACAACAAACTTACCTGAACCAGCAACTTCAATCGCTGGCAGTCCGGTCTCAGCAATTTTCCAGAGATCAGGCAGTCATTACCGAACGCACCCAGATTATCGAGCAAGAGACTTCGCGCCTGAAAAATGATTTGCAGCAGATAGAACTGGAAATTAACGCCGAAAGCAAAGCTCTAGCCGAAGCGGAAAACGGTCATCGCCTACAAGCTGAACGCGATGCACAGGCTGAAAAAAGGCTGGAAGAAGCTCGAAAGAAGGTTTACGAAAACGGAACTACGGTTGACCGTTGGCAACAATTAAAACGGCAATTTACTGAATCGTTGGATCGTTGCGATGTTCGCTTGAATGGTTTGACTGCCGAACGCCAGCGCGCGAGTGCGCAGGCTGAGAAGGTGCAACAGCAGCATAATGAATTGATTGCCACGGTTGAAGAGATGTCTGCCAGGCAGCAGTTGCTCGGAGAGGAACTCACGATTAAGGGCCATGAACTGACTCAGGCTCGCAAAAATCGCGATGAAACACATGCCAAACTTTCGACTCTTCAACATGAAATGATGGCTGCCGAGCAAAGATTGAGGTCTCTGACTCAGCTAGACGAACAACACTCCTATTTTTCAGAAGCGGTTCAAGCTCTTTTTAGCCCCAAAGCCCAATCTCAGAATTTTCGTACGCTTGGCACATTGGCGGACTTCGTAAAGGTGACTCCAGAGCATGAATCCCTTCTTGAAGCCTCTTTACGAGAAGAGTTGCAATTTGTTGTAGTTCCAAGTTTCGATGATGCACTTCGGGCAATTGAATTTCTGAAGAGGGAGGGTGCCGGAAGAGCAACGTTCCTGGTAATCAATAAAGGTCAGAACAGCAATCAGGTTGTGGAGACTCACTATGCTCCTATTTCCTCTTCTGTTCAGGTTAATGGAAATTTTGTATATGGTTATCAGACGCTAGTATCAATAATCGGACTTAAGTCGGAACTGGCAGATGCATTCAAGTTTGCGATGCCGAGTCTTGCCAATGCCAAAATCGTCAACGACGTGAGCGAAGCGTTAACCGCTTCGATTTCTCAGAATGGCAATGCTCACGCAACGATGATGCTTGCGCGCACAGGTGAGCGTGTGGTCGGCGGGCGCATCATCACTGGCGGTGGTGGTGAAAATCGCGGAATTGGTGTTTTAACACTCAAGCGTGAAATCGGCGAGTTGACGCTGAAACTCGAATCGTTGAATACCGATATAGAGAAGATCGAAACGGCGCTGAATCAGACCAATTCCCGCATTGTTGAATTAGAAGCTGAACAGCAACGGTTGGACACCGAGCAACGCCAAGTCGAAAAACAACTGGCTGTCCAGCGTGAGCAGTTGCAACAATTCGCCAGGGAACTGGAGCGTACAACGACGCACATCCGCGTGATCGAGCAGGAAACCATTCAGGTAGAAACTGAACGCGCTGACTTTGATGGCAAGCTTCAACATGCCACCGAACAAATGTCAGAAGCCGAACAGGTTCGGGCTGAATCAGAGCAAGAAGCTAACGCCACTCAAACGGAATTAAGCGAGCTAAGACGCGCTTCTGAATTGCGTGCGCAGGAACTGTCGGCTCGGCGCGTAGAGTTTGCTGCGAAAACTGAACGCAGGCGCGGCTTATCAAACGATATTCGACGCCTGGAGAATGAATCCGCCGATTTGGAGAGTCGTTTGGAGCGAAGCCGTTTTGAAGTCATCGAAGCTGAAGAACAATCCAATTCCACGCAAAGCTCCCTGGTTGAAACGACGGATCGCTTGCAGTCATTAATTGCCCAACAGCAATTGCGGTCTTCTGAACTGGAGGCGAGACAAATTGAGTTGGCGGCTGCTCGTGAGCGGTTGGAATTTTTGGATGCTCAACTTCGGCAAGCCCGAGAATCTTCCATGCAAGCTCGGGAAGAACGTGCAACCAAGGAAATCGAAAGAGCGAAATTGACGAGCAACCTTGAGCATTTGGTTCAAACCTGTCATGCGGAGTTGGGCGAAAACATTGTTGAAGTTTGCGAGCGTCTGGAACAAAGCAGGAAGACTGTGGAGGCTTTTCCCCATCAAAAAGCTGATTTCGATGAACAAGCTCCTTCTTCCCTGCCCAGCGCCGATTTTTCTGAAACGGCAAACGCTGATCCGTTATCAGACCCAGGTAGTACCAAACAAAGTTCAGAATTGGACGATGATGAGTTGGCATTTGACGACAACTTTGAAATTTCATTTTGGCAGGTTCCCGAAGACTTCAATTTGGAAACCGCCAAAGTTCGACTGGATGAGCTGCGAGCAAAAATTGATGCGCTGGGGCCTGTCAACATGATGGCGCTTCAGGAATTGACTGAAGTCGAAGAGCGGTTTGAATTTCTGGACACGCAAAAAACAGATATTGAAAAAGCCATCGCTGATACGCAAGCGGCGATTGCCGAAATAAAAAAACGGTCACGCGAACGATTCACAGAAACTTTCCATGCCGTCAATGCCAACTTCAAAACCATGTTTGTGGAATTATTCGGTGGCGGCCAGGCTGAGATGCGCTTGATTGACGAAACAGACGTTTTGGAAAGTGGCATTGAAATCATCGCACAACCTCCAGGAAAAAGGCTTCAAAATGTCTTGCTGCTTTCCGGCGGCGAAAAGGCGATGACCGCGATGGCGCTGGTGCTGGGCATTTTTAAATACCGCCCCAGCCCGTTTTGTTTGCTTGACGAAGTTGACGCCCCACTCGATGAAATGAACATCGGCCGCTTTGCCGATAAGGTTCTGGAAATGAGCAACAACACGCAGTTTATGGTCATCACGCACGCCAAACGAACAATGGAAGCTGCGAAGACATTGTACGGCGTGACCATGGAAGACCCTGGCGTTTCAAAGCTGATTTCCGTCAAACTTAATTGA
- the dgoD gene encoding galactonate dehydratase, whose product MIKTTVASVAGLTTLTASTEAADPTASAPEPEPVIQQQSPRPTVRESVKITRLETFLVKPRWLFLKVHTNAGVYGLGEPITEGRALTCQTAIKEIEPYLIGKDPRAVALHWQAIYRHAFYRGGPILTSALSGIDQALWDIKGKLLGVPVYELLGGPTRQRIRVYSHARTVDAIKAAKAQGFTAFKTGPAKLNDRFSRPVENQAYVEYVEKNFAELKEAAGKDGDLAIDFHGSIQPGTAKLLMKVLEPYQPYFFEEIINCQNVDVMAELAKQTHIPIATGERIFTKWGFREILEKNAAIILQPDLCHAGGITEVRLIAGMAEAYYASIAPHNPLGPISLAAGLQIAASIPNFLCQEQVNLGEGYIKNPFKVRDGYIDLPTGPGLGIELDEEAMKDKLGHDWKNQESYDADDGSVVDW is encoded by the coding sequence ATGATCAAAACCACTGTGGCTTCGGTCGCCGGATTAACAACGTTGACTGCTTCAACGGAAGCGGCCGATCCGACAGCAAGCGCTCCTGAACCAGAGCCCGTCATTCAGCAGCAGTCTCCGCGTCCAACTGTCCGCGAATCCGTGAAGATCACACGATTGGAAACTTTTTTGGTTAAACCTCGCTGGTTGTTTTTGAAAGTTCATACCAATGCCGGCGTATATGGGCTTGGCGAGCCGATTACAGAAGGTCGCGCGCTCACTTGTCAAACCGCGATCAAGGAAATTGAGCCATATTTGATTGGCAAAGACCCGCGAGCTGTGGCGCTTCATTGGCAGGCGATTTATCGTCACGCGTTTTATCGCGGTGGCCCAATTCTGACCAGCGCACTTTCAGGAATTGATCAGGCATTATGGGACATCAAAGGTAAATTGCTGGGCGTTCCGGTGTATGAATTGTTGGGAGGCCCGACCCGGCAACGCATACGCGTTTACTCGCATGCCCGCACGGTTGATGCGATCAAAGCCGCCAAAGCCCAGGGCTTCACGGCTTTCAAAACCGGTCCGGCGAAATTGAACGATCGCTTTTCGCGACCAGTCGAAAATCAGGCTTACGTCGAATATGTCGAGAAAAATTTTGCCGAACTGAAAGAAGCCGCCGGTAAAGATGGCGACTTGGCGATTGATTTTCATGGCTCAATTCAACCCGGCACGGCCAAACTGTTGATGAAAGTCCTGGAACCATATCAGCCATATTTCTTCGAAGAAATCATCAATTGCCAGAATGTGGATGTGATGGCGGAACTGGCGAAACAGACGCACATCCCAATTGCGACGGGCGAACGCATCTTCACGAAATGGGGCTTTCGGGAAATTTTGGAGAAGAATGCTGCGATCATTCTGCAACCTGATCTTTGCCATGCCGGAGGCATTACCGAAGTTCGTTTGATCGCTGGAATGGCCGAAGCTTATTACGCTTCCATCGCGCCGCATAATCCGCTGGGGCCGATTTCATTGGCTGCTGGCTTGCAAATCGCAGCTTCCATTCCGAACTTTCTCTGCCAGGAACAAGTCAATCTTGGCGAAGGCTATATCAAAAATCCATTCAAAGTTCGTGACGGTTACATTGACCTGCCGACGGGGCCAGGTTTGGGAATTGAGCTTGATGAAGAAGCGATGAAAGACAAGCTCGGACACGATTGGAAAAATCAGGAGAGTTACGATGCAGACGATGGTTCTGTGGTGGACTGGTAA